In Paenibacillus sp. 1781tsa1, one DNA window encodes the following:
- a CDS encoding dihydrolipoamide acetyltransferase family protein codes for MAKFEYKFPELGEGLHEGEIIKMHIKVGDKVTDDDIIMEVQNDKAVVEVPCPVNGTVTEVFAKDGQVCHVGEVVAIIDAEGELPEQEDAPAGDQGEQEKEAAQGGADTSGSSAAASSSDAAKEGGNNSVPAVPAKDVLATPSVRKFAREQGVDIAQVNGTGNNGKVTKEDVESFKNGGGSSAAASSAAPAQEEKKSAAPAAASADQYLEEERVPFKGIRKAISNAMVKSAYTAPHVTIMDEVDVTELVAFRTRMKPIAEKKGTKVTYLPFIVKALVAASRQFPALNAMIDEEANEIVYKKYYNIGIATDTDNGLIVPVIKDADRKSIWMIADSIRDLAARGRDGKLSANEMRGSTISISNIGSAGGMFFTPIINFPEVAILGTGRISEKAVIKNGEVVAAPVMALSLSFDHRIIDGATAQNFMNYIKQLLANPELLVMEV; via the coding sequence TTGGCTAAATTTGAATATAAATTCCCTGAATTGGGCGAAGGCCTACACGAAGGCGAAATCATCAAGATGCACATCAAAGTCGGTGACAAAGTAACTGACGATGACATCATCATGGAAGTACAAAATGACAAAGCGGTTGTAGAAGTACCTTGTCCGGTTAACGGAACAGTTACAGAAGTATTTGCTAAAGATGGTCAAGTCTGCCACGTTGGTGAAGTTGTAGCGATCATCGATGCAGAAGGCGAACTTCCTGAGCAAGAGGACGCTCCTGCTGGCGATCAAGGCGAGCAAGAGAAAGAAGCAGCTCAAGGCGGAGCTGACACAAGTGGTTCTTCTGCAGCAGCTTCCAGCTCGGATGCAGCTAAAGAAGGCGGCAACAACAGCGTTCCGGCAGTACCTGCCAAAGATGTTCTGGCAACTCCAAGCGTGCGCAAATTTGCTCGCGAACAAGGTGTAGACATCGCTCAGGTTAACGGCACTGGCAACAACGGTAAAGTAACCAAAGAAGATGTTGAATCCTTCAAAAACGGTGGCGGTTCTTCCGCAGCGGCATCTTCAGCAGCTCCGGCTCAAGAAGAGAAAAAATCCGCAGCACCTGCAGCGGCTTCAGCTGATCAATACCTTGAAGAAGAGCGCGTACCATTCAAAGGTATCCGTAAAGCGATCTCTAACGCAATGGTTAAATCGGCTTACACAGCTCCTCACGTTACAATCATGGACGAAGTGGATGTAACTGAATTGGTTGCTTTCCGTACTCGCATGAAACCAATTGCAGAGAAAAAAGGAACAAAAGTTACTTATCTGCCATTCATCGTTAAAGCACTGGTTGCGGCTTCCCGCCAATTCCCGGCTCTGAACGCTATGATTGATGAAGAAGCTAACGAAATTGTTTACAAAAAATACTACAACATCGGTATCGCAACAGATACAGACAACGGTTTGATCGTTCCTGTTATCAAAGATGCTGATCGTAAATCCATCTGGATGATCGCTGATTCTATCCGTGATCTGGCAGCTCGTGGTCGTGACGGCAAATTGAGCGCGAATGAAATGAGAGGAAGCACAATCTCCATCAGTAACATCGGTTCTGCTGGCGGTATGTTCTTCACTCCAATCATCAACTTCCCTGAAGTTGCTATTCTCGGAACAGGACGCATCAGCGAAAAAGCAGTGATCAAAAACGGCGAAGTAGTTGCAGCACCTGTAATGGCTCTTTCCCTGAGCTTTGACCACCGTATCATCGATGGCGCAACAGCACAAAACTTTATGAATTACATTAAACAGCTGCTCGCTAACCCTGAGCTGCTTGTTATGGAGGTGTAA
- a CDS encoding alpha-ketoacid dehydrogenase subunit beta — MAQMNMKEAIRDALRVELKRDPNVLLFGEDVGNVGGVFRVTEGLQKEFGEERVFDTPLAESAIGGLAVGLGVQGFRPVAEIQFVGFIFEALDQMVVQAARMRFRSGGKYNSPIVFRTPFGGGVKAAELHTDSLEGLLTQTPGIKVVVPSNPYDAKGLMIASIRDNDPVFFMEHLNLYHAFRAEVPEEDYVVELGKANVVREGSDVTIITYGMMVHTSVKAAEELEKQGINVEVIDLRTVSPIDIDTIVASIKKTNRAIVVQEAQKSAGVAAEVIAQINEKAILHLEAPVLRVAGPDTVYPFAQIEDSWLPNPARIVAAVNKVVNF, encoded by the coding sequence ATGGCACAAATGAACATGAAAGAAGCAATCCGTGATGCGCTTCGCGTGGAGTTGAAACGTGATCCTAACGTTCTGCTTTTCGGTGAAGACGTAGGTAATGTAGGCGGCGTTTTCCGTGTAACGGAAGGTCTGCAAAAAGAGTTTGGCGAAGAGCGTGTATTTGATACTCCACTGGCTGAGTCCGCTATTGGCGGTTTGGCTGTAGGTCTGGGTGTTCAAGGCTTCCGTCCGGTTGCTGAGATCCAATTCGTTGGTTTTATCTTCGAAGCCCTTGACCAAATGGTAGTGCAAGCTGCTCGTATGCGTTTCCGCTCCGGTGGAAAATACAATTCTCCAATCGTATTCCGTACACCATTCGGTGGCGGTGTAAAAGCGGCAGAATTGCATACAGATTCCCTGGAAGGTCTGCTCACGCAAACACCAGGTATCAAAGTAGTTGTTCCTTCTAACCCATACGATGCAAAAGGTCTGATGATCGCTTCTATTCGCGATAACGACCCTGTATTCTTCATGGAGCACTTGAACCTGTACCATGCTTTCCGTGCAGAAGTGCCTGAAGAAGATTACGTTGTTGAATTGGGTAAAGCGAACGTTGTTCGTGAAGGTTCCGATGTAACAATCATTACTTACGGTATGATGGTTCATACTTCTGTGAAAGCAGCAGAGGAACTCGAAAAACAAGGAATCAACGTTGAAGTTATCGACCTTCGTACGGTTAGCCCGATCGACATCGATACTATCGTTGCTTCTATTAAGAAAACAAACCGTGCAATTGTTGTACAGGAAGCTCAAAAGAGCGCAGGTGTTGCAGCTGAAGTCATTGCCCAAATCAATGAAAAAGCAATCCTGCACTTGGAAGCACCGGTTCTGCGTGTAGCTGGTCCGGATACTGTATATCCTTTTGCACAAATCGAAGATTCTTGGCTGCCTAACCCAGCACGTATCGTTGCTGCGGTTAATAAAGTCGTAAATTTCTAA
- the pdhA gene encoding pyruvate dehydrogenase (acetyl-transferring) E1 component subunit alpha, which translates to MSKVPYEVYTEDVEALSVLSPDGEIVNKDMMPTLSDDQLKEIMYRMVFTRTWDDRAVNLGRQGRLGFYAPVSGQEATMVGSEFAIEKEDFVCPGYRDIPQLVWHGLPLYQAFLYSRGHQHGGQIPDGVNVLMPQIIIGAQILHAMGIAMGYKLKKQKQVVITYTGDGGSSEGDFYEGLNYAGVYKLPVIFFVQNNGYAITTPFAKQTAALSIAHKAVAAGIKGVKVDGMDIFAVIKAVQEAAERGRNGEGATLIEAVTYRFRPHSLSDDASKYRTKEEEAEWSAKDPIARFAKYLEKKGLWTEEDTARVKEEAKAKVNEEIKKAEKTEKMTISGLIDSMFEQTPKHLEEQKADFQ; encoded by the coding sequence ATGAGCAAGGTTCCTTATGAAGTGTATACAGAGGATGTAGAAGCTCTGTCCGTGCTGTCTCCTGACGGCGAAATTGTTAACAAAGACATGATGCCTACACTTTCCGATGATCAATTAAAAGAAATTATGTACCGCATGGTATTTACCCGTACTTGGGATGACCGTGCAGTAAACCTGGGCCGTCAAGGTCGTCTTGGTTTCTATGCTCCAGTATCTGGTCAAGAAGCTACAATGGTTGGTAGTGAATTTGCAATTGAAAAAGAAGACTTTGTATGTCCTGGCTATCGTGACATTCCGCAACTCGTATGGCATGGACTTCCTCTTTATCAAGCATTCTTGTACTCCCGTGGACACCAACATGGTGGACAAATTCCAGATGGCGTTAATGTATTGATGCCACAAATCATCATTGGTGCACAAATTCTGCATGCAATGGGTATCGCTATGGGTTACAAATTGAAGAAACAAAAACAAGTTGTTATCACGTACACAGGTGATGGCGGTTCTTCTGAAGGTGACTTCTATGAAGGTCTGAACTACGCTGGTGTATACAAACTGCCTGTTATCTTCTTCGTACAAAACAATGGTTATGCCATCACAACTCCTTTTGCTAAACAAACAGCAGCTCTGTCCATCGCTCACAAAGCGGTAGCAGCAGGTATCAAAGGTGTTAAAGTTGACGGTATGGACATCTTCGCTGTTATCAAAGCTGTTCAGGAAGCTGCTGAGCGCGGACGTAACGGAGAGGGCGCTACATTGATCGAAGCAGTAACATACCGTTTCCGTCCTCACTCCCTTTCGGATGATGCTTCCAAGTATCGTACAAAAGAAGAAGAGGCAGAATGGTCTGCTAAAGATCCTATCGCACGTTTTGCTAAATATCTGGAGAAAAAAGGTCTTTGGACTGAAGAAGATACAGCACGTGTGAAAGAAGAAGCAAAAGCTAAAGTAAATGAAGAAATCAAAAAAGCGGAAAAAACCGAGAAAATGACGATTTCAGGCTTGATCGACAGCATGTTCGAACAAACGCCTAAGCACTTGGAAGAGCAAAAAGCTGATTTCCAATAA
- a CDS encoding esterase family protein, whose product MTDSRYLKRTIVKEEIESRYLGEKRTLRIYLPPGYNELLSYPVVYCQDGEEFFNFGRIATTANRIILDEGAEPFIIVGVQVDVSVRTQEYAPFGDRFKAYTACFAEEIIPYIEEKYPVRRSPQERILAGDSLGGSVSLHLALLYPDLFTRVISMSGAFYSASQEIYAAAEDLSWLSIWMIVGLQETAFKADTGTYNFVQLNRDTRDLLEKRGALVSYQEKDGNHQWGFWQNELPDALLYFLQER is encoded by the coding sequence ATGACGGATTCCCGCTATTTGAAACGCACGATTGTGAAGGAAGAGATTGAAAGTCGCTATCTCGGAGAGAAGCGAACGCTCCGTATTTACCTTCCTCCGGGCTATAACGAATTACTTAGCTACCCTGTCGTATATTGTCAGGATGGCGAAGAGTTTTTCAATTTCGGTCGAATTGCTACAACAGCTAACCGAATTATTTTGGACGAAGGAGCTGAACCTTTCATTATTGTAGGTGTTCAGGTCGATGTGTCTGTGAGAACGCAGGAATATGCTCCATTCGGAGATCGGTTCAAGGCATATACCGCTTGCTTCGCTGAAGAGATTATTCCCTATATAGAAGAGAAATATCCTGTGCGCCGTTCTCCGCAGGAACGCATTCTTGCCGGAGACTCGCTTGGTGGAAGTGTTTCGCTTCATCTTGCTCTGTTATATCCAGATCTGTTCACACGTGTCATCAGTATGTCCGGTGCCTTCTACTCTGCTTCTCAAGAAATCTACGCTGCAGCTGAAGATCTGTCCTGGCTCTCGATCTGGATGATCGTTGGTTTACAGGAAACTGCCTTCAAGGCAGACACCGGTACGTATAATTTTGTTCAATTAAACCGGGATACGCGTGATTTGCTGGAAAAACGTGGCGCTCTCGTCTCCTATCAGGAGAAAGACGGGAACCACCAATGGGGTTTTTGGCAGAATGAATTGCCAGATGCATTGTTATATTTTCTTCAGGAAAGATAA
- a CDS encoding low molecular weight protein-tyrosine-phosphatase, which yields MIHVLFVCLGNICRSPMAEAVLRHKVLEKGLEHQIRVDSAGTGNWHVGKPPHEGTRKLLDSYQISYANMAARQFASEDFNQFDYIVCMDNSNADNVRNVPGGADAEIIKFMDMLPEEKLREVPDPYYTGNFEEVYELVNAGCDVLLRKIEEEHSIA from the coding sequence ATGATTCATGTTTTATTTGTATGTCTGGGTAATATATGTAGATCACCAATGGCTGAAGCAGTCCTTCGTCACAAAGTCCTGGAGAAGGGGCTTGAACACCAGATTCGTGTGGACTCAGCGGGTACAGGGAACTGGCACGTTGGTAAACCTCCGCATGAAGGGACTCGAAAATTGCTGGATTCGTACCAGATTTCTTATGCCAACATGGCAGCGAGACAATTCGCCAGCGAAGACTTTAATCAATTTGATTATATTGTGTGTATGGATAATTCGAATGCAGATAATGTACGCAACGTTCCAGGTGGAGCTGATGCGGAGATCATCAAGTTTATGGACATGCTTCCGGAGGAAAAACTCAGGGAGGTACCTGACCCGTATTACACAGGCAACTTTGAAGAGGTATACGAGTTGGTTAACGCAGGCTGCGACGTTCTGTTGAGAAAGATTGAAGAGGAACATTCCATAGCCTAG
- a CDS encoding trimeric intracellular cation channel family protein: MDLHIFEVFSIIGTIAFAMSGAFVAMEEEYDILGVLVLGLVTAFGGGIIRNVLIGIPVTTLWSQGSLIMLALVSVAIAFILPLKWISHWKRTEALFDAIGLAAFAIQGALYAANMGHPISAVIVAAVMTGIGGGVIRDVLAGRKPLVLRDEIYAVWAMTAGFVIGMGWLTTNAGLLLCFAAVVFFRMCSVHYKWKLPRRSLVPSETEKVSPQPESIVTQPASSVLQGTLSKGD; encoded by the coding sequence TTGGACTTACACATTTTTGAAGTATTCAGCATTATAGGCACCATCGCATTTGCAATGTCCGGCGCCTTCGTGGCAATGGAAGAGGAGTATGACATTTTGGGTGTACTTGTGCTTGGACTTGTCACTGCATTCGGAGGCGGGATTATCCGGAATGTACTTATAGGTATACCTGTAACGACACTATGGAGTCAGGGATCACTTATTATGCTAGCCTTAGTATCTGTAGCGATTGCGTTTATACTACCTCTTAAGTGGATTAGTCACTGGAAGCGAACAGAGGCATTGTTTGATGCAATCGGCCTTGCAGCATTTGCAATTCAAGGGGCGCTGTACGCGGCGAACATGGGACATCCTATTAGCGCAGTTATCGTAGCAGCAGTAATGACCGGTATTGGTGGAGGCGTTATTCGTGATGTGCTTGCTGGACGTAAACCGCTTGTATTGCGTGATGAAATCTATGCTGTATGGGCAATGACAGCCGGTTTTGTCATAGGTATGGGCTGGTTAACAACGAATGCCGGATTATTGCTATGTTTCGCGGCCGTTGTGTTTTTCCGAATGTGTTCAGTACATTATAAATGGAAACTGCCACGTCGTTCGTTGGTGCCATCTGAGACGGAGAAGGTCAGTCCTCAGCCGGAAAGCATTGTAACACAGCCAGCATCGTCGGTACTTCAAGGTACGTTAAGCAAGGGGGATTAA
- a CDS encoding thiamine diphosphokinase: MTVKRIVIFTGGNLSPELLQEIREDDMIIAADRGALFLIEHGVQPHIAVGDFDSISEEERIIVSNNSTKFITCDPVYKDLTDTEMAFETALDHEPSHILMLGAIGTRMDHTLANVHIMVRAMQHHISCVIQDKHNYMTLTTSKAVVEHRNYKYVSLLPLTHEVTGITLEGFMYPLDQATIRMGQSLGVSNRLLGASGTVTIDSGLLLIIQSKD; encoded by the coding sequence ATGACGGTGAAACGGATTGTTATTTTTACAGGCGGAAATCTATCTCCGGAATTACTTCAGGAGATACGTGAAGATGACATGATCATCGCGGCCGATCGCGGCGCATTATTTTTAATTGAACACGGCGTTCAGCCTCATATTGCAGTTGGAGATTTCGACTCTATCTCCGAAGAGGAACGTATAATTGTTAGTAACAATAGCACCAAGTTCATTACATGCGACCCAGTTTATAAGGATCTTACCGATACGGAAATGGCTTTTGAAACAGCGTTAGATCACGAACCTTCTCACATTCTTATGTTAGGTGCCATAGGTACTCGGATGGATCATACACTCGCTAATGTACATATAATGGTTCGCGCGATGCAGCATCATATCTCTTGTGTAATCCAGGACAAGCACAACTATATGACACTGACAACATCCAAAGCTGTGGTTGAACACCGTAACTATAAATATGTTTCTTTACTCCCCTTAACTCATGAAGTTACAGGAATAACGCTGGAAGGTTTCATGTATCCTCTGGATCAAGCCACCATTCGCATGGGTCAATCTCTTGGTGTAAGCAACCGACTCTTAGGCGCTTCCGGTACAGTCACTATCGATAGCGGTTTATTACTGATTATTCAAAGCAAAGACTAA
- a CDS encoding C40 family peptidase → MKTNIFVQKAVTVGLCATLGFGAVLMTNAPVAQAATASVSTGQQIVNYGKKFTGTPYEFGASTSTTRVFDCSSFMKYIFKKYGVDLPRTSVKQSKEGTAVSKANLRVGDLVFFSSGSRSTGSNVTHVGVYAGDGKILHTYGSPGVTISDLNSGTWKRTYVKARRVL, encoded by the coding sequence ATGAAAACAAACATCTTTGTCCAAAAGGCCGTAACCGTCGGGTTGTGCGCTACACTAGGTTTTGGAGCTGTATTAATGACTAATGCCCCTGTTGCACAGGCAGCAACTGCATCTGTGTCCACAGGTCAACAAATTGTTAACTATGGTAAAAAATTCACTGGAACTCCATATGAATTTGGTGCTTCAACATCAACAACCAGGGTTTTTGACTGCTCTTCCTTTATGAAATATATTTTCAAAAAGTATGGTGTAGATTTGCCGCGTACTTCCGTGAAACAATCCAAAGAAGGTACAGCTGTGTCCAAAGCTAATCTGCGTGTTGGCGATCTTGTATTCTTCTCCAGCGGTAGCCGTTCTACAGGCTCCAACGTTACTCATGTAGGTGTATACGCAGGTGACGGAAAGATTCTGCATACGTATGGATCTCCAGGCGTAACGATCTCGGATCTGAACTCCGGTACTTGGAAGAGAACTTACGTTAAAGCTCGTCGTGTACTTTAG
- a CDS encoding response regulator transcription factor: MKTAILLIGAGEQVSLIHDVLCAEGYEVQRMEWSELNQSVEPSSLHINLIILVDREEGNAHRDQDQKLELKRWIDTGQVIPLLVITSNASPQFIVEWLDYGANDVMEEPIHLTVMLARIRNLLRVFANATQEGEEVIVVHDLKVNLRSRRVNRAGEYLTLTPKEYELLEFLALHVNEACTRSDILREVWGYEYAMDTNVVDVYIKHLRVKVDKGRSVKLIHTVRGIGYMLHDKN; this comes from the coding sequence GTGAAAACAGCTATTTTGCTGATTGGAGCAGGAGAGCAGGTCAGCCTTATTCACGACGTTTTATGTGCTGAAGGGTATGAGGTGCAACGAATGGAGTGGTCTGAACTAAACCAATCCGTCGAGCCTTCGTCGCTGCATATTAACCTGATCATTCTGGTAGACCGGGAAGAGGGGAATGCACATCGTGACCAGGATCAGAAATTAGAGTTGAAACGATGGATAGATACAGGTCAGGTTATACCTCTACTGGTTATCACTTCAAATGCATCTCCTCAGTTCATCGTGGAATGGCTGGATTACGGAGCTAATGACGTGATGGAGGAGCCCATCCACTTGACCGTGATGCTAGCCAGAATACGCAACTTATTGCGTGTTTTTGCGAATGCAACGCAAGAGGGTGAAGAAGTAATTGTAGTTCATGATCTCAAAGTGAATTTACGTTCAAGGCGGGTAAATCGTGCGGGTGAGTACCTGACATTAACGCCAAAAGAGTACGAATTGCTCGAATTTCTGGCGTTGCATGTGAATGAAGCATGTACCCGGAGTGATATTTTACGGGAAGTATGGGGGTATGAGTATGCCATGGATACCAACGTTGTGGACGTGTACATCAAACATCTGAGGGTTAAGGTGGATAAGGGGAGAAGTGTGAAACTAATTCATACTGTGCGTGGAATCGGTTATATGCTTCATGATAAAAATTAG
- a CDS encoding ThiF family adenylyltransferase gives MIDQQQSISSEQADRYSRQERYAPLGKEGQDRLKGSKVLIVGAGALGTGIAETLVRSGVGHITIVDRDYVEWSNLQRQQLYVEQDAIERMPKAMAAEKRLSAINSSVHVEGKVLDVRVDELEELVQHTDLIMDATDNFDTRLLMNDMAQKHRIPWIYGGCVGSYGITYTFMPGETPCLNCLLGEIPLGGDTCDTSGIIPQAVQMVTANQTAEAMKLLSGNANALRRKLLSFDVWRNEYISINVDGAKKQDCPSCGPSATYPYLSASNLEKTDVLCGRDTVQIRPARRMNLNLQQTADRLNRLQEGKVESNPFLVSFTTGAHRMVVFQDGRVLVHGTKDTSEARTLVHRYFG, from the coding sequence ATGATAGATCAACAACAATCAATTTCCTCCGAGCAGGCCGACCGGTATTCCAGACAGGAAAGGTATGCGCCACTTGGCAAGGAAGGCCAGGACAGATTAAAGGGCAGCAAAGTCTTAATTGTAGGCGCTGGTGCACTCGGAACAGGAATTGCCGAAACGTTAGTTCGTTCAGGCGTCGGGCACATAACGATCGTGGATCGTGATTATGTGGAATGGAGTAACTTGCAGAGGCAGCAATTATATGTAGAGCAGGACGCAATAGAGCGGATGCCAAAAGCGATGGCGGCGGAAAAACGTTTATCTGCCATTAATTCCTCGGTTCATGTGGAAGGAAAAGTATTGGATGTCAGAGTAGACGAATTGGAAGAACTCGTTCAGCACACAGACTTGATCATGGATGCAACGGATAATTTTGATACCCGACTACTCATGAATGATATGGCACAGAAGCACCGTATTCCCTGGATTTATGGTGGATGTGTGGGTAGTTACGGCATCACCTATACGTTCATGCCTGGAGAGACGCCATGTTTAAATTGTTTGCTGGGTGAAATCCCCCTGGGTGGAGATACCTGTGATACGTCTGGCATCATACCACAAGCGGTACAGATGGTAACGGCGAATCAGACAGCAGAAGCAATGAAGCTGCTTAGTGGCAATGCGAATGCATTGAGACGCAAGTTGTTGTCATTTGACGTGTGGAGGAACGAATACATATCCATCAATGTGGATGGTGCGAAAAAGCAAGACTGTCCTTCGTGCGGCCCTTCGGCAACGTATCCATATCTTTCTGCGTCCAATCTGGAAAAAACCGATGTGTTGTGTGGAAGGGATACCGTTCAGATCCGCCCTGCACGGCGCATGAATCTGAATCTTCAACAAACCGCGGATCGCTTGAATAGACTTCAAGAAGGAAAAGTGGAATCCAATCCGTTTCTGGTTTCTTTTACAACAGGGGCCCATAGAATGGTCGTATTCCAGGATGGACGTGTCCTCGTACACGGAACAAAAGATACATCTGAAGCGCGTACGCTCGTTCATCGTTACTTTGGTTAA
- a CDS encoding thiazole synthase, protein MLNIGKYTFESRLLLGTGKFSDLEVQSQAVDASGTEVLTFAVRRLNLEERNQKHFLDTLDLDQYTLLPNTAGASTAEEAVRIAELARASGLCDMIKVEVIGDGMTLLPDPIETYKACEILLEKGFTVLPYISDDVILAKRLQLLGVHAVMPGASPIGAGRGIINPYNLEIIIEQAVVPVIVDAGLRSPKDAAYAMELGADGVLLNTAVSGSGNPVNMAKAMRMGVEAGRLAYEAGMIPMKRYAAASSPVEGMVHT, encoded by the coding sequence ATGTTGAACATCGGTAAATATACGTTTGAGTCCAGATTGTTGCTCGGAACAGGCAAGTTTTCGGATCTTGAAGTGCAAAGTCAGGCTGTGGATGCATCTGGAACGGAAGTTTTAACCTTTGCTGTTCGCCGTCTGAATCTGGAGGAACGTAACCAGAAGCACTTCCTGGATACATTGGATCTGGACCAATACACTCTTCTTCCGAATACGGCTGGGGCTTCCACAGCGGAAGAGGCAGTGCGGATCGCCGAGCTTGCGCGGGCTTCGGGACTTTGTGATATGATAAAAGTCGAAGTCATCGGAGATGGAATGACATTGCTCCCAGATCCGATTGAAACGTACAAGGCTTGCGAAATTTTGCTTGAAAAGGGCTTCACGGTATTGCCTTATATTTCAGATGATGTCATTCTGGCCAAAAGGCTGCAATTGCTTGGGGTACATGCCGTAATGCCTGGTGCTTCTCCCATCGGAGCAGGTAGAGGCATCATTAATCCCTATAACCTTGAGATCATCATTGAGCAGGCCGTTGTGCCTGTGATTGTGGATGCAGGGTTGCGCTCTCCAAAAGATGCTGCTTATGCCATGGAACTTGGGGCAGATGGTGTATTGTTGAATACAGCGGTATCCGGATCAGGAAATCCGGTGAATATGGCTAAAGCGATGCGAATGGGTGTAGAGGCAGGGAGACTGGCATATGAGGCAGGCATGATTCCTATGAAGCGTTATGCAGCAGCCAGCAGTCCGGTGGAAGGAATGGTTCATACATGA
- the thiS gene encoding sulfur carrier protein ThiS → MNIIVNGQRMEIDDGLNRVDKLLHSFDLQVKTVVVELNRHILTREYHESTTLREGDRIEIVHFVGGG, encoded by the coding sequence ATGAATATCATTGTTAATGGTCAACGGATGGAGATTGATGACGGATTGAATCGTGTAGATAAACTGCTCCATTCATTTGACCTGCAAGTCAAGACTGTAGTTGTTGAGCTGAACAGGCATATCTTAACGCGTGAGTACCATGAGTCAACGACATTAAGAGAAGGCGATCGAATCGAGATTGTACATTTTGTAGGAGGCGGTTGA